The proteins below are encoded in one region of Strix aluco isolate bStrAlu1 chromosome 8, bStrAlu1.hap1, whole genome shotgun sequence:
- the PTCH2 gene encoding LOW QUALITY PROTEIN: protein patched homolog 2 (The sequence of the model RefSeq protein was modified relative to this genomic sequence to represent the inferred CDS: deleted 3 bases in 2 codons) — translation MGAAAAAAANGSGGGGAAPAPPAPASPLRGAAGGRRHTALRTGTTGHRPPSRHRPRRAHGGRRARPHITGGGVPSPASRPAMPDQPPRAAPPLRAARRKPLPEGRAVGQRAPLWLRARFQALLFALGCRIQRHCGKVLFVGLLVFGALAVGLRVASIETDIEHLWVEAGSRVSQELRYTKEKLGEESVYTSQMLIQTPKKEGENILTQEALQLHLEAALAASKVQVSLYGKSWDLNKICYKSGVPIIENGMIERMIEKLFPCVILTPLDCFWEGAKLQGGSAYLPGRPDIQWSNLDPLQLMEELGQFTSLEGFKELLEKAEVGQAYMERPCLDPRDPQCPPSAPNKQSQQSPDIPAELSGGCHGFSRKFMRWQQELILGGTTKDSQGKLLRAEALQTMFLLMSPRQLFEHFKDDYEIHDISWSEEKAGAILEAWQRKFVELAQDSIPPNATQSVHAFSTTTLNDIMKSFSDVSAIRVAGGYLLMLAYACVTMLRWDCSKSQGAVGLAGVLLVALSVASGLGLCSLLGISFNAATTQVLPFLALGIGVDDMFLLAHAFTETSQHIPFKERTGECLKRTGTSVALTSVSNMIAFFMAALVPIPALRAFSLQAAVVVVFNFAMVLFVFPAILSLDLHRRERRRLDILCCFYSPCSSRVIQIQPQELADANDNHACHPSPYGHPGVATSTQITTTVQAFTRCDPSGHHVVTVLPPTSQVCTSPAVLLPPTDPLGSQVFAPSSSTRDLLAQLDEAKGGRECVPLPFCRWSLADFAREKYAPLLLRTRTKAVVAVLFLALLGLSLYGTTMVHDGLYLTDIVPRDTKAHAFISAQFKYFSFYNMFIVTKGGFHYPGAQSALLSLHQAFSTVKYVVREGNHDLPKMWLHYFQDWLRGLQATFDRDWQAGRITHDSYRNGSEDGALAYKLLIQTGNKKEPFNFNQLTTRRLVDENGIIPPDTFYICLTVWASNDPLGFAASQANFYPPPPEWIHDKYDTTGENLRIPAAQPLEFAQFPFYLSGLRRTADFVEAIESVRAICREAAQRHGVLSYPSGYPFLFWEQYIGLRHWFLLAISILLACTFLVCALLLLNPWTAGIIVSILAMMAVELFGIMGLMGIKLSAIPVVILIASVGIGVEFTVHVALGFLTAVGSRNVRSAAALEHTFAPVMDGAVSTLLGVLMLAGSEFDFIMRYFFAVLTILTLLGLLNGLVLLPVLLSVIGPPPEASPVDNSPHLPAPDPVPPCLGPRGLYVRRAPAWPTAFPDPSDTEHYAEGVGPGSPRGPFIVPPAPAHILLEAGKDPSFPRITVLKPYKDSPEVRGKKETPSPQPAPPLLFGEQCPTPPRDYPQSCPPGARPAPPTALPAYSTHLQGPAGSYTTVTATASVTVALHPTLPGSYPNFSAEGFASGAERDCLEEPSVPSTGGTAVPDTFEMQSMGHRGAGARR, via the exons ATGGGCgctgccgcggcggcggcggccaatgggagcggcggcggcggcgcggccccggcgccccccgcccccgcctccccTTTA AGAggcgcggcgggcggccggcGGCACACAGCCCTGCGCACCGGCACCACCGGC CACCGGCCACCGAGccgccaccggccccgccgcgcGCATGGGGGCCGCCGCGCTCGGCCCCACAtaacgggggggggggtgccCAGCCCCGCCAGTCGCCCCGCCATGCCGGACcagcccccccgcgccgcgccgccgctccgcgccgcccgccgcaAGCCGCTGCCCGAG GGCAGGGCCGTGGGCCAACGGGCCCCGCTGTGGCTGCGGGCCCGCTTTCAGGCGCTGCTCTTCGCCCTGGGCTGCCGGATCCAGCGGCACTGCGGGAAGGTGCTTTTCGTGGGGCTGCTGGTGTTCGGGGCGCTGGCCGTGGGGCTGCGGGTGGCCTCCATCGAGACCGACATCGAGCACCTCTGGGTGGAAG CGGGCAGCCGGGTGAGCCAGGAGCTGCGCTACACCAAGGAGAAGCTGGGTGAGGAGTCCGTCTACACCTCCCAAATGTTGATCCAGACCccgaagaaggaaggggagaacatCCTGACGCAGGAGGCCCTGCAGCTCCACCTCGAGGCGGCCCTGGCTGCCAGCAAAGTCCAAGTCTCGTTGTACGGAAA ATCGTGGGATTTGAACAAGATCTGCTACAAGTCGGGTGTCCCCATCATTGAGAACGGCATGATTGAGAGG ATGATAGAGAAGCTGTTCCCTTGCGTGATCCTGACGCCACTGGACTGCTTCTGGGAAGGCGCCAAGCTGCAGGGAGGCTCAGCCTACCTCCC GGGCCGCCCGGACATCCAGTGGAGCaacctggaccctctgcagctGATGGAGGAGCTGGGGCAGTTCACATCCCTGGAAGGTTTCAAAGAGCTGCTGGAGAAGGCAGAGGTGGGGCAGGCTTACATGGAGCGGCCCTGCCTGGATCCCCGGGACCCCCAGtgccctcccagtgctcccaacAAGCAGAGTCAGCAG AGCCCTGACATCCCGGCCGAGCTCTCGGGGGGCTGCCACGGTTTCTCCAGGAAGTTCATGcgctggcagcaggagctgatTTTAGGCGGCACGACCAAAGACTCCCAGGGCAAGCTGCTACG CGCTGAGGCCCTGCAGACCATGTTCCTCCTCATGAGCCCCCGGCAGCTCTTTGAGCACTTCAAGGATGACTATGAGATCCATGACATCAGCTGGAGCGAGGAGAAGGCGGGTGCCATCCTGGAGGCCTGGCAGAGGAAATTTGTGGAG CTGGCTCAGGACTCCATCCCGCCCAACGCCACGCAGAGCGTCCACGCTTTCTCCACCACCACACTCAATGACATCATGAAGTCCTTCTCTGACGTCAGCGCCATCCGGGTGGCCGGGGGCTACCTCCTCATG CTGGCCTACGCCTGTGTCACCATGCTGCGGTGGGACTGCTCCAAGTCCCAAGGAGCCGTGGGCCTGGCCGGGGTCCTGCTTGTGGCTCTCTCTGTGGCCTCTGGCCTGGGACTTTGCTCACTGCTGGGCATCTCCTTCAATGCAGCCACCACCCAG GTCTTGCCCTTCCTGGCCCTCGGCATTGGTGTGGACGACATGTTCCTCTTGGCTCACGCCTTCACTGAGACCAGCCAGCACATCCCCTTCAAG GAGCGGACAGGCGAGTGCCTGAAGCGCACGGGGACCAGTGTGGCTCTCACCTCTGTCAGCAACATGATTGCCTTCTTCATGGCAGCCCTGgtgcccatccctgccctgcgTGCCTTCTCCCTCCAG GCTGCGGTGGTTGTGGTGTTCAACTTTGCGATGGTGCTCTTTGTCTTCCCTGCCATCCTGAGCCTGGACTTGCACCGCCGGGAGAGACGCCGGCTTGACATCCTCTGCTGCTTCTACAG cCCTTGCTCCTCGCGGGTCATCCAGATCCAACCCCAGGAGCTCGCTGATGCCAACGACAACCATGCCTGCCACCCGTCCCCATACGGGCACCCCGGTGTGGCCACCAGCACCCAGATCACCACCACCGTGCAAGCTTTCACCCGGTGCGACCCCTCGGGCCACCACGTTGTCACCGTTCTGCCACCTACCTCCCAGGTGTGCACCTCGCCTGCTGTCCTCCTACCACCCACTGACCCCCTGGGCTCGCAGGTCTTCGCCCCATCCAGCTCCACCCGGGACCTGCTGGCCCAGCTGGATGAGGCCAAGGGCGGGCGGGAGTGCGTCCCCCTGCCCTTCTGCCGCTGGAGCCTTGCTGACTTCGCCCGGGAGAAGTACGCCCCACTCCTCCTGCGGACCCGGACCAAG GCAGTGGTGGCAGTGCTGTTCCTGGCgctgctggggctgagcctcTATGGCACCACCATGGTGCACGACGGGCTCTACCTGACGGACATCGTGCCGCGGGACACCAAGGCACACGCCTTCATCTCGGCCCAGTTCAAGTACTTCTCCTTCTACAACATGTTCATCGTCACCAAGGGTGGCTTCCACTACCCTGGCGCCCAATCTGCCCTGCTCAGCCTGCACCAGGCCTTCAGCACCGTCAAATACGTGGTGCGGGAGGGCAACCACGACCTGCCCAAGATGTGGCTCCATTACTTCCAGGACTGGCTGCGAG GGCTCCAGGCCACCTTTGACAGGGACTGGCAAGCTGGGCGCATCACCCACGACAGCTACCGCAATGGCTCCGAGGACGGGGCACTGGCATACAAGCTCCTAATCCAGACTGGCAACAAGAAGGAGCCTTTCAACTTCAATCAG CTGACCACGCGGCGGCTGGTGGACGAGAACGGCATCATCCCCCCTGACACCTTCTACATCTGCCTGACGGTGTGGGCCAGCAATGACCCCCTGGGCTTTGCCGCCTCCCAGGCCAACTTCTACCCCCCACCACCCGAGTGGATCCATGACAAGTACGACACCACGGGCGAGAACCTGCGAA TCCCAGCAGCCCAGCCACTGGAGTTCGCCCAGTTCCCTTTCTACCTGAGCGGGCTGCGTCGCACGGCTGACTTCGTGGAGGCGATAGAGAGTGTGCGGGCCATCTGCCGGGAGGCTGCCCAGCGCCACGGGGTGCTGAGCTACCCCAGCGGCTACCCCTTCCTCTTCTGGGAGCAGTACATCGGCCTGCGCCACTGGTTCCTGCTGGCCATCAGCATCCTGCTGGCCTGCACCTTCCTCGTCTGCGCCCTGCTGCTGCTCAACCCCTGGACGGCCGGCATCATC GTGTCCATCCTGGCCATGATGGCAGTGGAGCTGTTTGGCATCATGGGGCTGATGGGCATCAAGCTGAGCGCCATCCCCGTGGTCATCCTCATCGCCTCGGTGGGCATCGGTGTGGAGTTCACCGTCCATGTGGCCCTG GGCTTCCTGACGGCTGTGGGGAGCAGGAATGTGCGCTCGGCTGCAGCACTGGAGCACACCTTCGCCCCCGTGATGGACGGTGCTGTCTCCACCCTCCTGGGTGTCCTCATGTTGGCTGGCTCTGAGTTTGACTTCATCATGAG GTACTTCTTTGCGGTGCTGACCATCCTGACACTGCTGGGGCTGCTCAatgggctggtgctgctgccagtCCTGCTCTCGGTCATCGGGCCACCTCCTGAG GCATCCCCAGTGGATAACAGCCCCCACCTGCCTGCACCGGACCCGGTCCCTCCGTGCCTGGGCCCCAGGGGGCTGTACGTCCGGCGTGCCCCAGCCTGGCCCACCGCCTTCCCCGACCCCTCGGACACGGAGCATTACGCAGAGGGTGTGGGGCCGGGCAGCCCTCGGGGACCCTTCATTGTGCCCCCTGCCCCGGCACACATCCTGCTGGAGGCTGGCAAGGATCCCAGCTTCCCCCGCATCACC GTGCTGAAGCCCTACAAGGACAGCCCGGAGGTCCGGGGGAAGAAGGAGACTCCCAGCCCTCAGCCTGCACCCCCCCTGCTCTTCGGGGAGCAGTGCCCCACACCGCCCCGAGACTACCCGCAGTCCTGCCCGCCGGGTGCCCGACCAGccccccccacagccctgcccgccTACAGCACCCACCTGCAGGGTCCCGCCGGCAGCTACACCACCGTCACGGCCACTGCTTCGGTGACAGTGGCCCTGCACCCCACGCTGCCTGGCTCCTACCCCAACTTCAGCGCCGAGGGCTTCGCCAGCGGTGCCGAGCGGGACTGCCTGGAGGAGCCCAGCGTGCCCAGCACCGGTGGCACCGCCGTGCCCGACACCTTCGAGATGCAGAGCATGGGACACCGTGGGGCAGGCGCCCGGCGCTAG
- the BTBD19 gene encoding BTB/POZ domain-containing protein 19 isoform X5, producing MAGPCSARLQGEAATFTAALRTLVNNPQFSDVTFVVGREQQKVFAHRCVLACRCQAFRGMLSQGPVGSEDSPSSIPSQGPFILGNVQPEVFLAVIEFLYTNSVTLNSHIVLEVLTSSVEYGLQDLCKLCVKFIKDTLTVEQVCEALQAAVTYGQADLQQHCLAFIEGCTAAVVRTQGFHELSDVVLARVLRSDRLAVDELDLVQAVREWAHVSSQAVLERPVPEVAALPVRELRLPLLAPSELVTLESHNQRDLLIPAESIAAAWRAHALRKGSGVPSHLCRPRRGTQPRDHHRHLDPHAK from the exons CGACGTGACGTTTGTGGTGGGCCGGGAGCAGCAGAAGGTTTTTGCGCACCGCTGCGTGCTAGCGTGCCGCTGCCAGGCTTTCCGGGGGATGCTCAGCCAGGGGCCAGTGGGCAGCGAGGACtcccccagcagcatcccatccCAGGGCCCCTTCATCCTGGGCAACGTGCAGCCCGAGGTCTTCCTGGCCGTCATCGAATTCCTCTACACCAACAGCGTCACCCTCAACAGCCACATC GTACTAGAGGTGCTGACCTCGTCGGTGGAGTACGGCCTGCAGGACCTGTGCAAG CTCTGTGTCAAGTTCATCAAGGACACGCTGACCGTGGAGCAGGTCTGCGAGGCCCTGCAG GCTGCGGTGACCTACGGGCAGGCAGacctccagcagcactgcctggccTTCATTGAGGGCTGCACTGCG GCGGTGGTGCGGACACAGGGCTTCCACGAGCTCTCTGACGTGGTGCTGGCACGGGTGCTGCGCAGCGACCGCCTGGCCGTGGACGAGCTGGACCTGGTGCAGGCTGTGCGGGAGTGGGCGCACGTCAGCTCG CAGGCTGTCCTGGAGCGCCCGGTGCCCGAGGTGGCCGCCCTGCCCGTGCGGGAGCTGCGCCTGCCCTTGCTGGCACCCAGTGAACTGGTGACCCTGGAGAGCCACAACCAGCGGGATCTGCTCATCCCG GCGGAGAGCATCGCGGCGGCCTGGCGGGCCCACGCGCTGCGGAAGGGCAGTGGGGTGCCCTCCCACCTCTGCCGGCCCCGGCGTGGCACGCAGCCCCGCGACCACCATCGTCACCTTGACCCACACGCCAAGTAG
- the BTBD19 gene encoding BTB/POZ domain-containing protein 19 isoform X3, producing the protein MTDVTFVVGREQQKVFAHRCVLACRCQAFRGMLSQGPVGSEDSPSSIPSQGPFILGNVQPEVFLAVIEFLYTNSVTLNSHIVLEVLTSSVEYGLQDLCKLCVKFIKDTLTVEQVCEALQAAVTYGQADLQQHCLAFIEGCTAAVVRTQGFHELSDVVLARVLRSDRLAVDELDLVQAVREWAHVSSQAVLERPVPEVAALPVRELRLPLLAPSELVTLESHNQRDLLIPAESIAAAWRAHALRKGSGVPSHLCRPRRGTQPRDHHRHLDPHAK; encoded by the exons CGACGTGACGTTTGTGGTGGGCCGGGAGCAGCAGAAGGTTTTTGCGCACCGCTGCGTGCTAGCGTGCCGCTGCCAGGCTTTCCGGGGGATGCTCAGCCAGGGGCCAGTGGGCAGCGAGGACtcccccagcagcatcccatccCAGGGCCCCTTCATCCTGGGCAACGTGCAGCCCGAGGTCTTCCTGGCCGTCATCGAATTCCTCTACACCAACAGCGTCACCCTCAACAGCCACATC GTACTAGAGGTGCTGACCTCGTCGGTGGAGTACGGCCTGCAGGACCTGTGCAAG CTCTGTGTCAAGTTCATCAAGGACACGCTGACCGTGGAGCAGGTCTGCGAGGCCCTGCAG GCTGCGGTGACCTACGGGCAGGCAGacctccagcagcactgcctggccTTCATTGAGGGCTGCACTGCG GCGGTGGTGCGGACACAGGGCTTCCACGAGCTCTCTGACGTGGTGCTGGCACGGGTGCTGCGCAGCGACCGCCTGGCCGTGGACGAGCTGGACCTGGTGCAGGCTGTGCGGGAGTGGGCGCACGTCAGCTCG CAGGCTGTCCTGGAGCGCCCGGTGCCCGAGGTGGCCGCCCTGCCCGTGCGGGAGCTGCGCCTGCCCTTGCTGGCACCCAGTGAACTGGTGACCCTGGAGAGCCACAACCAGCGGGATCTGCTCATCCCG GCGGAGAGCATCGCGGCGGCCTGGCGGGCCCACGCGCTGCGGAAGGGCAGTGGGGTGCCCTCCCACCTCTGCCGGCCCCGGCGTGGCACGCAGCCCCGCGACCACCATCGTCACCTTGACCCACACGCCAAGTAG
- the BTBD19 gene encoding BTB/POZ domain-containing protein 19 isoform X1, whose translation MAGPCSARLQGEAATFTAALRTLVNNPQFSDVTFVVGREQQKVFAHRCVLACRCQAFRGMLSQGPVGSEDSPSSIPSQGPFILGNVQPEVFLAVIEFLYTNSVTLNSHIVLEVLTSSVEYGLQDLCKLCVKFIKDTLTVEQVCEALQAAVTYGQADLQQHCLAFIEGCTAAVVRTQGFHELSDVVLARVLRSDRLAVDELDLVQAVREWAHVSSAVLERPVPEVAALPVRELRLPLLAPSELVTLESHNQRDLLIPAESIAAAWRAHALRKGSGVPSHLCRPRRGTQPRDHHRHLDPHAK comes from the exons CGACGTGACGTTTGTGGTGGGCCGGGAGCAGCAGAAGGTTTTTGCGCACCGCTGCGTGCTAGCGTGCCGCTGCCAGGCTTTCCGGGGGATGCTCAGCCAGGGGCCAGTGGGCAGCGAGGACtcccccagcagcatcccatccCAGGGCCCCTTCATCCTGGGCAACGTGCAGCCCGAGGTCTTCCTGGCCGTCATCGAATTCCTCTACACCAACAGCGTCACCCTCAACAGCCACATC GTACTAGAGGTGCTGACCTCGTCGGTGGAGTACGGCCTGCAGGACCTGTGCAAG CTCTGTGTCAAGTTCATCAAGGACACGCTGACCGTGGAGCAGGTCTGCGAGGCCCTGCAG GCTGCGGTGACCTACGGGCAGGCAGacctccagcagcactgcctggccTTCATTGAGGGCTGCACTGCG GCGGTGGTGCGGACACAGGGCTTCCACGAGCTCTCTGACGTGGTGCTGGCACGGGTGCTGCGCAGCGACCGCCTGGCCGTGGACGAGCTGGACCTGGTGCAGGCTGTGCGGGAGTGGGCGCACGTCAGCTCG GCTGTCCTGGAGCGCCCGGTGCCCGAGGTGGCCGCCCTGCCCGTGCGGGAGCTGCGCCTGCCCTTGCTGGCACCCAGTGAACTGGTGACCCTGGAGAGCCACAACCAGCGGGATCTGCTCATCCCG GCGGAGAGCATCGCGGCGGCCTGGCGGGCCCACGCGCTGCGGAAGGGCAGTGGGGTGCCCTCCCACCTCTGCCGGCCCCGGCGTGGCACGCAGCCCCGCGACCACCATCGTCACCTTGACCCACACGCCAAGTAG